Proteins from a genomic interval of Vibrio casei:
- a CDS encoding LysE family translocator, whose protein sequence is MDNYLIYVGVAMATILLPGPAVILTINNSIQKGLLKSLSGILGIALAILLVAIISATSLGIVLASSAMAFNAIKIAGAIYLIYLGIKMFRGKGAHHIHARNKESSLLKSFIEGFLVSISNPKAVIFFMSIFPQFIDVKQAYQPQFILLAVTFSLLVLVIHSVYALFASFAKSKLSSKKGSTALNKISGGVFVSFGIGLAASSR, encoded by the coding sequence GTGGATAATTATCTTATTTATGTGGGGGTCGCCATGGCCACCATTTTATTGCCAGGTCCGGCGGTAATACTCACAATCAATAACTCCATTCAAAAAGGTTTACTCAAATCTCTTTCCGGAATACTGGGGATTGCTTTGGCCATTCTACTCGTCGCCATTATTTCCGCTACTAGCTTAGGCATCGTTTTGGCCAGTTCAGCGATGGCTTTTAATGCTATCAAGATTGCAGGCGCCATTTATCTCATTTATCTTGGTATCAAAATGTTCCGAGGAAAAGGTGCCCATCATATACATGCTAGGAATAAAGAAAGTTCTTTGCTAAAGAGTTTTATCGAAGGCTTTTTAGTATCAATTTCAAACCCAAAAGCAGTGATCTTTTTCATGTCCATCTTTCCACAATTTATTGACGTGAAACAAGCATATCAACCGCAGTTTATCCTACTGGCCGTGACGTTTAGCCTATTAGTACTCGTGATTCATTCAGTGTATGCCCTATTTGCTTCTTTTGCTAAATCTAAACTTTCCTCTAAAAAGGGCAGTACCGCTTTAAATAAAATCAGTGGTGGCGTTTTTGTTAGTTTTGGGATTGGATTAGCGGCATCAAGTCGTTAA
- a CDS encoding DeoR/GlpR family DNA-binding transcription regulator, with translation MIPAERQKKILTLLKSQEVVSISELVDLLNVSHMTIRRDIEKLESIGKVNSVSGGVQLTQTLHSELSHDVKITQFSLEKEKIGQIASNAIIPNATIYLDAGTTALEIAHQISQRNDLLVITNDFAIAAYLMAHSVNDIYHTGGKVDRENQSTVGSKVADFLLSMNIDIAFVSTSSWNMKGLSTPNEDKVVVKQAIAKASKSVYLISDASKYGKVATFHALDIESIDTIITDSTLPETVRLELKEKGIEVLSA, from the coding sequence ATGATTCCGGCAGAAAGACAAAAAAAGATTTTGACCTTATTAAAAAGCCAAGAAGTGGTCAGTATTTCCGAGTTAGTCGATTTACTTAATGTTTCTCATATGACCATTCGTCGAGATATTGAAAAGTTAGAATCGATAGGGAAAGTCAACTCGGTTTCTGGTGGGGTGCAATTAACCCAAACGCTTCATAGTGAACTTTCTCATGATGTAAAAATCACGCAATTTTCTCTTGAGAAAGAGAAGATAGGGCAAATCGCCTCCAATGCGATTATTCCTAACGCGACGATTTATTTAGATGCGGGTACTACGGCTTTAGAAATTGCTCACCAGATTAGTCAGCGAAATGATTTACTGGTGATCACAAACGATTTTGCAATTGCGGCGTATTTAATGGCTCATTCTGTTAACGATATTTATCATACTGGTGGAAAGGTGGACCGTGAAAATCAGTCTACGGTAGGCTCGAAAGTCGCGGATTTTTTATTAAGTATGAATATTGATATTGCTTTTGTTTCAACCTCTTCATGGAATATGAAAGGGCTTTCTACGCCGAATGAAGACAAAGTGGTGGTAAAACAAGCTATTGCAAAAGCGTCTAAATCAGTTTATTTGATCTCGGATGCGTCAAAATACGGCAAAGTTGCGACATTTCATGCATTAGATATTGAGAGTATAGATACGATCATTACCGATTCGACATTGCCAGAAACGGTGAGATTAGAATTAAAAGAGAAAGGAATAGAAGTATTGAGTGCGTAG